A single region of the Lycium barbarum isolate Lr01 chromosome 2, ASM1917538v2, whole genome shotgun sequence genome encodes:
- the LOC132627138 gene encoding beta-galactosidase 16-like, whose protein sequence is MRILQWLCPNWSVAAALLVVMMVVPVSAGGANVTYDGRSLIIDGQRKLLFSGSIHYPRSTPDMWPSLISKAKGGGIDVIETYVFWNLHEPQPGQYDFSGRRDIVAFIKQIQAQGLYACLRIGPYIEGEWTYGGFPFWLHDVPGIVYRSDNEPFKFYMQNFTTKIVHLMKSEGLYASQGGPIILSQIENEYQNIEKAFREKGPPYVRWAAKMAVELETGVPWVMCKQDDAPDPIINTCNGKKCGETFKGPNSPNKPSIWTENWTSFYQVYGQNATIRSAEDIAFQVALFIARKNGTYINYYMYHGGTNFGRTAAEFMITGYYDQAPLDEYGLIRQPKWGHLKELHAAVKLCSEAILSAFPTVQSLGPLQESYVFNGDSGACSAFLVNTDGSNKSVTVRFRNLTYQLPPKSISILPDCKTVAFNTAKVSTQFNTRTYRPVVKFDLTEKWEQFQETIPQFDATTVRSETLLEQTNTTKDASDYLWYTTSLEQDLEEQQAKLSVKSLGHVLHAYVNGHLVGYGHGQFRNASFTVESTVALNKGKNQISLLSATVGLPDSGAHLERRGLGVRSVMIKDSRGVKNFTHFSWGYQVGLLGEKLQIYTSEGAKSGNWSSLGSSTQQLTWYKSIFHAPKSDDPIALNLGSMGKGEAWVNGQSIGRYWISFHTSEGVPSQTWYNVPKSFLKPNDNLLVLFEEEIGNPLNITIDTVSVTKVCAHVTDSNPPPVISWRKYDTSMDDHKLSERQHGRRPKVYLNCPPRSNISKILFASFGNPSGNCDDYATGLCHSSNSKAIVEKACLGKRKCTIAHSYKKFGGDPCPGLPKSLLVDVQCE, encoded by the exons ATGAGAATATTGCAGTGGCTATGCCCTAACTGGTCAGTCGCGGCGGCATTATTGGTGGTAATGATGGTGGTCCCGGTGTCTGCCGGCGGTGCAAACGTGACATATGACGGAAGGTCGTTGATAATAGATGGACAAAGGAAGCTCTTGTTCTCTGGTTCTATTCACTATCCTAGAAGTACCCCTGAT ATGTGGCCATCTTTAATATCGAAAGCTAAAGGAGGTGGAATAGATGTGATTGAGACCTATGTattttggaaccttcatgaaccCCAACCTGGACAG TATGATTTTAGTGGAAGACGTGACATAGTAGCATTCATCAAGCAAATTCAAGCACAAGGTTTATATGCTTGCCTTCGCATCGGGCCCTATATTGAGGGTGAATGGACTTATGG GGGCTTCCCATTTTGGTTACATGATGTCCCTGGCATTGTTTATCGATCTGATAATGAACCATTTAAG TTTTACATGCAAAACTTTACAACGAAAATAGTGCACTTGATGAAGTCAGAAGGGTTATATGCCTCACAAGGAGGTCCAATAATACTCTCACAG ATTGAAAACGAATATCAAAATATAGAAAAAGCATTTAGAGAGAAGGGACCCCCTTATGTTCGTTGGGCAGCAAAGATGGCTGTGGAACTTGAGACTGGTGTTCCTTGGGTCATGTGTAAGCAAGATGATGCTCCTGATCCTATT ATAAACACATGCAATGGAAAGAAATGTGGAGAAACATTTAAAGGGCCTAATTCACCAAATAAACCATCAATCTGGACAGAGAATTGGACTAGCTT CTATCAAGTGTATGGTCAGAATGCAACAATCAGATCAGCAGAAGACATTGCCTTTCAGGTTGCTCTGTTTATCGCCAGGAAGAACGGAACGTACATAAACTATTACATG TATCATGGAGGCACCAATTTTGGCAGGACTGCTGCAGAATTTATGATTACAGGTTATTATGATCAGGCTCCACTTGATGAGTATG GTTTAATTAGACAGCCAAAATGGGGTCATCTGAAAGAATTACATGCAGCAGTAAAGTTATGCTCTGAGGCTATACTATCTGCTTTTCCCACAGTGCAGTCTTTAGGTCCACTACAGGAG TCTTATGTATTCAATGGAGATTCAGGAGCTTGCTCAGCATTCCTGGTGAACACAGATGGTAGTAATAAAAGTGTAACAGTGCGATTCCGAAATTTGACATATcaattacctccgaaatctatAAGCATTTTGCCTGACTGCAAGACTGTAGCCTTCAATACAGCTAAG GTGAGTACACAATTCAACACGAGAACTTATAGGCCAGTGGTCAAGTTTGATTTAACTGAGAAATGGGAACAATTCCAAGAGACTATTCCACAATTTGATGCAACCACAGTGAGATCAGAAACATTGCTGGAGCAAACGAATACTACAAAAGATGCCTCTGATTATCTTTGGTACACTACCAG TTTGGAGCAGGACTTAGAGGAGCAGCAGGCTAAACTAAGTGTGAAGTCTTTAGGCCATGTTTTGCATGCTTATGTGAATGGCCATCTTGTAG GTTATGGTCATGGACAATTTAGAAATGCATCATTTACAGTAGAAAGCACGGTTGCTCTAAATAAAGGGAAAAACCAGATCTCATTACTAAGTGCAACAGTTGGCTTACCG GATTCAGGAGCACATCTTGAGCGCAGGGGTCTCGGTGTACGTTCAGTGATGATTAAAGACAGTCGAGGGGTCAAAAACTTCACTCATTTTTCATGGGGTTATCAG GTTGGGCTGTTAGGGGAAAAGTTACAAATTTACACATCAGAAGGAGCAAAGAGTGGTAATTGGAGCAGCTTAGGCTCTTCTACTCAACAGCTCACATGGTACAAG TCGATTTTCCATGCACCCAAAAGTGATGATCCAATTGCCCTAAACCTGGGATCCATGGGAAAAGGTGAAGCTTGGGTTAATGGCCAAAGTATTGGAAGATATTGGATCTCATTTCACACATCTGAAGGTGTTCCTTCACAAACTTG GTACAATGTTCCAAAGTCATTTTTGAAACCTAACGACAATCTATTAGTGTTATTTGAGGAGGAAATAGGCAACCCTCTAAACATCACCATCGACACAGTTTCAGTCACCAAAGTATGTGCGCACGTCACGGATTCGAACCCACCACCAGTAATATCTTGGAGGAAGTATGACACTTCTATGGATGATCATAAGCTTAGTGAAAGGCAACATGGTAGAAGACCAAAAGTGTACCTTAATTGTCCTCCAAGAAGCAATATTTCCAAGATTTTGTTTGCAAGCTTCGGTAACCCTTCTGGTAATTGTGATGATTATGCCACCGGGTTATGCCACTCCTCCAATTCTAAAGCCATTGTGGAAAAG GCTTGTTTAGGGAAGAGGAAATGCACCATTGCTCATTCATATAAGAAGTTCGGTGGTGATCCCTGTCCAGGACTTCCCAAGTCTCTACTGGTTGATGTTCAGTGTGAATGA